In Streptomyces sp. ML-6, the genomic stretch GCTCCCGGACAACGCCACGGCCGAGCGGGTCAAGCTGCTGCGCGCCTTCGGTGCGGAGATCGTCCAGACGCCGAGCGCGCTGGGCTACCCGGGAGCGATCGCCGAGGCGGAGCGGCTGCACGCGGCCACGCCGGGCTCCTGGTTCCCGTGCCAGCACGAGAACCAGGACAACGTCCTGGCGCACTACGAGACGACGGGTCCCGAGATCCATTCCGCGGTGGCGGCCACCGGTCGCCGCATCTCGGCCTTCGTCTGCGGGGTCGGCACCGGGGGCACCCTCACCGGTGTCGCCCGCCACCTCAAGGAGCAGGACCCGGACGTGCGGGTGATAGCCGTCGAGCCGGAGAAGTCGCCGATCCTGTCCCGGGGTTACGCGGGCCAGCACCGCATCCCGGGCCTCAACGGCGGTTTCGTCGCCGACACGACCGACGTCTCGCTCATCGACGAGGTGCTGACGATCTCCGACGAGGACGCCCTGCTCACCGCCCGTCGACTCGCCACCAGTCAGGGGCTGTTCACCGGTGTATCGTCCGGCGCCGCCGCCCGTGCCAGTGAGCTCGTCGCCCGCAGGGCCGAGTTCACCGACGGTGTGATCGTGACGCTGCTGCCCGACACGGGCGAGCGCTACCTGAGCATGTGGGAGGCCTGATCATGAGTCACGCGATGTTCCGGGCGTACGCGGACGCGGTGAAGGCGGAGATCGGAGTCGCCACGACGACGCGTTTCATCGCTCTCGCGGAGACCACCGACGGGCGGTTCGGGCTCTTCCACCACTCCATGCTGCCGGGTGCCGGCGGCGCCGCCCCGCACTACCACTCGCGGATCTCCGAGTCCTTCTACGTGCTGACGGGCGAGGTGCGCCTGCACGACGGCACCGGCTGGCGCACCGCCAGGGCGGGTGACTTCCTGCACGTGCCGGAGAACGCCGTGCACGGTTTCCGCAACGAGAGCGACGCTCTCGCCGAGATGCTGATCATCTTCACTCCGGCCGAGCACCGCGAGGGGTACTTCGAGGGGCTGGCCGCTCTTCTCGCCGACGGCAACCGCCCGTCCCGCGAGGAGATGGTCGCCCTGATGGAGAAGTACGACCAGTTCGAGGTCGACGCCCCCGACACGGATCACGACCACCCGCACGCGCACAAGGACGGATCCACGCCCGGGGACGGACCCGCGCACGGCGACGGCCCCGCGCACCACCACGGCCCGGGCGGCGCCCACCCGCACCATCACCACTGACCGACGGGGCGCCATTCGCCCCGCCCCGTCT encodes the following:
- a CDS encoding cysteine synthase family protein translates to MRTVSTTAQAPSAHIAPVRPAVASRIEDLVGSTPLLELRLRDLAAGARVLAKLESANPMSSSKDRAALYMLRAAEERGALRPGGTVIEATSGNTGISLAAFAASRGYRCVIVLPDNATAERVKLLRAFGAEIVQTPSALGYPGAIAEAERLHAATPGSWFPCQHENQDNVLAHYETTGPEIHSAVAATGRRISAFVCGVGTGGTLTGVARHLKEQDPDVRVIAVEPEKSPILSRGYAGQHRIPGLNGGFVADTTDVSLIDEVLTISDEDALLTARRLATSQGLFTGVSSGAAARASELVARRAEFTDGVIVTLLPDTGERYLSMWEA
- a CDS encoding cupin domain-containing protein; the protein is MSHAMFRAYADAVKAEIGVATTTRFIALAETTDGRFGLFHHSMLPGAGGAAPHYHSRISESFYVLTGEVRLHDGTGWRTARAGDFLHVPENAVHGFRNESDALAEMLIIFTPAEHREGYFEGLAALLADGNRPSREEMVALMEKYDQFEVDAPDTDHDHPHAHKDGSTPGDGPAHGDGPAHHHGPGGAHPHHHH